A region of the Streptomyces durocortorensis genome:
AGGGGAGGACCAAGTCGGTCCCGTGGTTGTACGGAGCCTGTGGTTGCGCGGAGCCCGTGGCCGTACGAGGCATGTGGCCGTACGGAGGCCGTGGCCGTACGGATTCGGGGTCGGGGCGGTCGCGCGGAGTCAGCGGCCCGTCAGCGGCCCCCCAGTGCCCCCGTCACTGACCCCGTCAGCGGCCCAGCGCGTTGTCCGCCGCCTCGGCGCCCGCGGCCTCCTTGGCCTTCGCCTGGGCCGCGTGCCGCTTGAGGGCGGCGTCGCGCCCGCGGACGTACCAGATGCCGATCAGTCCGAGTCCGGCACCGGCCAGCGGGGTCCACACCCACCAGGTGTGCCCGTGGTCCGCGAACCAGCCGTAGAAGGGGAGCTGTGCGAGGAAGAGGACGAACCAGAGGATCGTGCCGCCGACGACGGTGGAGACGACGGGGCCCTCCAGGGGCTCGGGCGCCTCGTGCTTCGGTGTCCACTTCTCCATACGTTCAGTGTATGGGGCCACCTGATCGGCGGGACGCGGACCGGTCGCCCGGGGAGTACACGGGTCTACGCGCGGAGATAGCGATCTTCGCTTGATGTATTCATACTGAATCTGCTTTGGGCTGGCTCGAATTGTTCGTGCGAACATCCAATTTCGATCACCTTCCGCCCGGATCGCCACCTCCTGCCTTACCCCTACGTACGACTGAGGTCACCCATGCCCCCCTCGGCCACCGTTCCGGTCGACTCCCCGCGGCCCGCGGCTCCCCAGCCCAGGGGCCGTCTGGACCGGTTCTTCAAGATCTCCGAGCGGGGGTCGACCGTCGCGCGCGAGTTCCGCGGCGGGTTCGCCACGTTCTTCGCGATGGCGTACATCATCGTGCTCAACCCGATCATCCTGGGCAGCGCGAAGGACATGTACGGCCACCAGCTCGACAACGGTCAGCTGGTCACCGCCACGGTGCTCTCCGCCGCCTTCTCCACGCTCCTGATGGGCGTCATCGGCAACGTGCCGATCGCGCTCGCCGCCGGGCTCGGCGTCAACACCGTCGTCGCGCTCCAGCTCGCCCCCCGGATGAGCTGGCCGGACGCAATGGGCATGGTCGTCCTCGCGGGTGTCGTGGTGATGCTGCTGGTCGCCACGGGGCTGCGGGAGAGGGTGATGAACGCCGTACCGAAGTCGCTGCGCAAGGGCATCGCGATCGGTATCGGCCTGTTCATCATGCTGATCGGCCTCGTCGACGCGGGCTTCGTCTCGCGCGTGCCGGACGCCGCCCACACCACCGTGCCGCTCCAGCTCGGCGGCGACGGCCACCTGGGCGGCTGGCCGGTTCTCGTCTTCGTACTCGGCGCTCTGCTCACGCTCGCGCTGATCGTGCGCAAGGTGCCCGGCGCGATCCTGATCTCGATCATCGCCATGACGGCCCTGGCCCTGGTCATCGACGCGGTGGCCGGTCTGCCCGACGGGGCCTGGGGGCTGACGACGCCGTCGTGGCCGGGCACCCCGGTCTCCGCGCCGGACTTCGGGCTGCTCGGCGAGGTCAGCCTGTTCGGCGGCTTCGGGAAGGTCGGCTATCTGACCGGTGTGCTGTTCGTCTTCACGGTGCTGCTGTCCTGCTTCTTCGACGCGATGGGCACCATCCTCGGCGTCGGCGACGA
Encoded here:
- a CDS encoding DUF2530 domain-containing protein — encoded protein: MEKWTPKHEAPEPLEGPVVSTVVGGTILWFVLFLAQLPFYGWFADHGHTWWVWTPLAGAGLGLIGIWYVRGRDAALKRHAAQAKAKEAAGAEAADNALGR
- a CDS encoding NCS2 family permease → MPPSATVPVDSPRPAAPQPRGRLDRFFKISERGSTVAREFRGGFATFFAMAYIIVLNPIILGSAKDMYGHQLDNGQLVTATVLSAAFSTLLMGVIGNVPIALAAGLGVNTVVALQLAPRMSWPDAMGMVVLAGVVVMLLVATGLRERVMNAVPKSLRKGIAIGIGLFIMLIGLVDAGFVSRVPDAAHTTVPLQLGGDGHLGGWPVLVFVLGALLTLALIVRKVPGAILISIIAMTALALVIDAVAGLPDGAWGLTTPSWPGTPVSAPDFGLLGEVSLFGGFGKVGYLTGVLFVFTVLLSCFFDAMGTILGVGDEAKLMDEKGKFPGINKVLFVDGIAVASGGATSASATTCFVESTAGVGEGARTGLASVVTGLLFSVALFLTPLATMVPSQAATPALLAVGFLIIAGSVRDIDWSDYTLAVPAFLAMMMMPFTYSITNGIGIGFVAFSVLRLAAGRGREVPIAMYVVSAVFVFYYAMPALGLT